In the genome of Drosophila yakuba strain Tai18E2 chromosome 3R, Prin_Dyak_Tai18E2_2.1, whole genome shotgun sequence, one region contains:
- the LOC6537929 gene encoding ran-binding protein 3, whose translation MSENNEASVETNCFRGGFTLKASRLGGAVLRPAVLANSSGSNNSSTSPAAGEDSALLNNPFLRESKDEEDDDEVVATGSAAAESTGDKEDDEVDERPDPLTKLRSNGIERSSMFAAAKNNMPHVQSSGFVFGQNVHERVVAPNAEQVTAEPDADTAGSSGSAQEAASSSTAATSSSAPLLFSSVIQNAAQTTETSEAAASSSICSSSNNNKESAEAKSLTDVAREYEESRAQKRKYEEVETFTGEEDEINIIDVSCKLFAFLNSNWEERGRGSLRLNDAKDGRGNSRVVFRTSGNLRLLLNTKVWAAMVAERASQKSLRLTAIDNSGVVKIFLAMGRPADIAQLHKALSERIAKRKVSHPEECSVEEAKNGVASEAAASLQPESTTHDDDDEDAAPGPSGAISAEADSYGPSPKKLIVQPDSSADVRVPPVEEGDEDADAEAEAKESTDQN comes from the exons ATGTCCGAAAATAATG AAGCGTCAGTCGAAACTAACTGTTTCCGAGGTGGCTTCACCCTGAAGGCTTCGCGCCTGGGCGGTGCTGTTCTGCGCCCAGCAGTGCTGGCCAACAGCAGCGGCTCCAACAATAGTTCCACATCCCCGGCCGCTGGGGAAGACAGCGCCCTGCTGAATAATCCGTTTCTGCGCGAGTCCAAGGACGAGGAGGATGACGACGAGGTGGTCGCCACCGGATCTGCGGCAGCCGAGTCCACTGGCGACAAGGAGGACGACGAGGTGGACGAGCGGCCGGATCCGCTGACCAAGCTGCGCAGCAATGGCATTGAGCGTTCCAGCATGTTTGCCGCAGCCAAGAACAATATGCCTCATGTCCAGTCCAGCGGCTTCGTCTTTGGCCAGAATGTGCATGAACGTGTGGTGGCCCCCAATGCTGAACAGGTTACCGCTGAACCGGACGCAGACACGGCGGGCAGCTCGGGATCAGCCCAGGAGgctgcctcctcctccaccgctGCTACGTCGTCCTCGGCGCCATTGCTCTTCTCAAGCGTCATTCAAAACGCTGCCCAGACCACAGAGACCAGCGAGGCCGCTGCCTCGTCATCgatttgcagcagcagcaataacaacaaggaGTCCGCCGAGGCCAAAAGCCTGACGGATGTGGCCCGGGAGTACGAGGAGAGCCGTGCTCAGAAGCGCAAATACGAGGAGGTTGAAACCTTCACCGGCGAGGAGGACGAGATCAACATCATCGACGTGAGCTGCAAGCTATTCGCCTTTCTAAACAGCAACTGGGAGGAGCGTGGTCGCGGCAGTCTGCGCTTAAACGACGCCAAGGACGGAAGGGGCAACTCGCGCGTGGTGTTCCGCACATCTGGCAATCTCCGCCTGCTGCTCAACACCAAAGTTTGGGCCGCCATGGTGGCGGAGCGGGCCAGCCAAAAGTCCCTACGTCTAACGGCCATCGACAACTCTGGCGTTGTCAAGATCTTCCTGGCCATGGGTCGACCGGCGGACATTGCCCAGCTACACAAGGCGCTCAGCGAACGGATTGCCAAGCGCAAGGTCTCACATCCCGAGGAGTGTTCCGTAGAGGAGGCGAAAAACGGCGTCGCCTCTGAGGCAGCGGCCAGCTTGCAGCCGGAGTCGACGACccacgatgacgatgatgaggatgcTGCTCCCGGGCCGTCGGGTGCCATTTCAGCTGAGGCGGACAGCTACGGTCCGAGTCCCAAGAAATTGATCGTCCAGCCCGATAGCAGCGCCGATGTACGTGTGCCGCCCGTTGAGGAGGGCGACGAGGATGCCGATGCCGAGGCCGAGGCCAAGGAGTCAACCGATCAGAATTAA